The genome window AGGCCCAGGCCCAGAGCACGGGCAATTCGGCCGAGATCGAGGACCCCGATCGGACGCGCAGCGACGTCGATGCCGCCGAGGATGATATCGACGCGCTGACCCAGGTGCGCCAGGCGCTGCAGGCGGAGAATGCCCGCAAGGTCTCCTACGCCGAGATACTGAAAGACCCCGACAATATCGCCCTGAACGTCGCCTATGCCCGCCAGCAGGTGGAACAGGGGCGCCTGAAATCCGCCGCCACGACCCTGGAGCGGGTCCTGCTGGTCGAACCGCAGCTTCATGAGGTGCGGCTGTTCTATGCCCTGGTGCTGATCCGGCTGGACAGTCTGCAATCGGCCGAACGCGAACTGGCGCAGTTGCAGCAGCTGGACATGCCGCCGGATCTGCGCGCGCAACTGGATGGACTGATCGCCCAGATCAACAACAAGCGCCGGCGCTGGGAAGCGAGCCTGCTGAACGGGGTCGGCGTCAGCTACGACTGGAACATCACCGGCGTACCGGCCAACCGCCAGGTGGTCTTCGCCGGTGTCCCTGCCCGGCTGGACGATCAGTCCGACCGGACGGGCGACGTCGCCTATACCGCGTTCAGCCGCATCGACGTCGCCTATGACCTCGGCTTTCAGGCCCGCCACCAGTTGATCGCTTCCGCGACCGGCTATTTCAACGACAAGGTCAACGTCGACCGGCTGGATATCGGCTCCTATTCCGTCGACGGCGGCCTGCGCCTGCGGTTTCCGGGCGTCACGGTGACGCCGGAAGTTTTTCACAGCGTCCTGTGGCTGTCGCACGAACGCTATTATGCGAATTTCGGGGGCCGGGTCGGAATCCGGGTGCCCCTGCCGCCGGACATGGCCCTGTTCGGTTCGGCCGGCTACACGAACGAAGCCTTCAACCGGATATCGGAGACCACGGCCGCCGTTCAGGATTCCGGCTGGCGCCTGGACGGGCGGATCGGCCTGGAATGGGATCTGGACGCGCGCAACCGTCTGACCCTGAGCTATGACGCGCGCTCGAAATACGGTGCCCGGAACTTCGATCACTACTGGCGGCACGGGGTCGAGGCAGACTATCTGCGCATCCTGGACAAGGGGGTTTTCGTCGGCGGCAACCTGCGGCTGGCCCGGCGGCAGGATTTTCGCGGCGATCCCTTCGTCGACCCGAACCGCCAGCGCCAGGACGATATCGTCCGGATGCGGGCGCGGGTCGGCGCCCCGATCAATTCGATGGTCGATCTCGACGGCCTGCCCGATCCGATCCGGCTCGGTCTGGGCAAGACCGTCGCTTCGGCCACGGGGGAAGTTTTTCGGTCGACGTCGAACATTCGGAACTTCCAGTACTGGAACCGGCGGGCCGAGGTGCTGCTGACCCGGAAATGGACATTCTGAGGTGGCTGTGACCGATGTCACTTACCGGCGGCCGGTGCGGTGCGATAGGGTGCAGGGGTAGGACGCCGGGGCGGTGAAAGGCGGAGGACGAAGCATGCGTTGCTGGAAATCGATGACCGCGGCCCTCGTGCTGGCAGGGCTGACCGCCCTTCCGCCGGCGCAGGGCGCTGAAATGGCCGGGGTCGCCGCCGGGGTCACCGGCTCCATCCAGGTCGCCCGGCTGACCGACACGGTCGGCCGCGATGTGGTCAGCGGGGACGAGATCTTCCTCGGCGATTCGATCTCCTCTTCCGCCGACAGTCAGATGCAGGTTCTGCTGCTGGACGAGACCGTCTTCACCATCGGCCCCAATTCGGAACTGGTCATAGACGAATTCGTCTATGACCCCGAAACCAATGCCGGCAAGGTCGCTGCCCAGGTCCTGAAGGGCGCGTTCCGCTTTACCACCGGGTTGGTGGGCCAGGAAGATCCGGATGCCGTCTCCATCGGCACGCCGCTGGGCACCATCGGCATTCGCGGCACCATCGTCGCGGGCGTCGTGTCCGGGGATCGGGCGCTGGTCGTTCTGATCGGGCCGGGGGACGAGGGCGCGACCAAGGAGCGGGTCGGCCGCATCGAAGTCGCCAATGATCAGGGCACCGTCTCTATCTCGCGCAGCGGCTACGGAACGGTCCTGGGCGCCGATGGCCCGCCCAGCCCGCCGGTCGCGATCCCCGTGGAAACCGTGAATGCCATTCTGGGCGCCGTCGGCACCGACCGCCAGGGCCGCCCGCGCCAGGCCTCGCAGAGTGCCGCTGCCGAAACGCAGGAAGAAGGCGGCGACGAGTCCGTATCCGAGGAGGATGGCGGCGAGGAATCCGGCGATACGCAATCGGCACAGTCCGGTTCCGGCAGTTCTGCGCCCTCCACCGCTTCGTCGTCACCGTCTTCGACCTCCGGCCAAACCGCGACCCGGCCCGCCTCAGCCTCCCCGGCGGCCACGCCTGTCGCTTCCACCAGCCTGTCCGGTAACATCGGCGGCGTGAACGTCGCCGCCCTTGCCGGGAGTCAGATCGACGTTGCGGTCGGCGGCAACGACATCGCCACCGGCAACACCGCCACCAGCAGCTCGAACAACGACGAAACCGAGGAGGTCGCGACTTCGACCAATGTTGTCGATGGCGTCACCACGATTTCCGACCTCGTCAGCGTGACGACCGGCTCGGCCTCCATTTCGGGGAGCGGCAACATGCTCAACGGTGCAACGGATGTTGGCGATTTCAATTTCACCGGAACTTTCAACTTCGGCAATCAGACCGCCAAATTTTCAATGAGCGCATTTTGGGGTGCAAGCGAGGGCGGAGCCGGCGCGAACAGCGGACGTTTGAGTATCAATGCAGGACCGGAAGTCTATACCAAGATCTTCGAAAATGGCGGCGAACGCTTCAGCAGTTTCAGCGACGGAGACCTGAAACCCTTCACTGAAGCCGACGATGATGTCACTTTGGAGAACGCCACCAGCGCAACTGTTAATCTGCGCGTTCGCAACGTGAACGGTTTCGTTGCAGGCGCCCTGGATACCGACATTTCGGTCGTTGACGGCGGAGACACCATCACCGGCAGCGCCACGGCGACGCGTTGATGGGGGCTCTTCGAGTATCGATGGCGCATGCGGCCCCGGATTCCAGCCTTAGCCGGAGGGTCGAGCCAGTCCCCACGCCTGTTCCTGCGGAAGCGGGAACCTTCGCGGGTCTCGCGCGGCGTCCCTGCCCTAGATCATGAAATCGAACTGGTTCTGGGAGTGGCTTTCGATGCCCGCTCGCTGGGCGGAGATGCAGAGGTCCTCGATGGTCGTCTTGGACAGGCGCTCCATGGCGTAGTCCTCGATCTCCTGCCAGATCGGGCGCAGGACGGTGTGGCCCAGCTCGCTGCCGGCTGGATCGGTCAACGGGTCCCGGCCGCCCTCCATGTCGTGAACGACCGTGGCGATGTCGGCAACGGTAATGCGGCGACGCTCCTTGGCCAGGCGATAGCCGCCGCGCGGACCACGCACGCCACGCAGGATTTCGGCATGGACCAGCTGCTGCAGCACCTGCTCCAGATAGCGGCGCGGGATGCCCTGACGGTCGGCGATCTCCTTCGACTGCACCGGCAGGTCGGAGGCGTGATAGGCGATATCGAGCACCGCCTCGATGGCGAACATCAGTTTCTTGGTCAGCCGCATTGGTCCCTCGTCCCTTTCGCCTTTTCGTCGTCTAGTTCATGCCGGTTCAGTTCACACCCGTGGAGCCGAAGCCGCCGGCGCCGCGTGCCGTGTCGTCCAGATCCGCGGTTTCCTGCCAGGCCACCTGAAGCACCGGGGCGATCACCATCTGGGCGATGCGCATGCCGCGCTCCACCGCGAAATCGGCCTGGCCGTGGTTGATCAGAATGACCCCGACTTCGCCGCGATAGTCGCTGTCGACCGTGCCGGGGGTGTTCAGGACGGTAACGCCGTTCTTCGCCGCCAGGCCGGAACGCGGGCGAACCTGGGCTTCATAGCCGGGCGGCAGGGCGATCCTGAGGCCCGTCGGCACGATGGCGCTGCCCCCGGGGGGCAGGGTCACTGTCTCCGTCACGGCCGCCACAAGGTCGCAGCCGGCGGCTTCGGCGCTGCCATAGGCGGGCAGCGGCAGACCCTCGGCATGGGGCAGACGTTGGACGCGGACGGAAACGGTATCGGACATTGTGTGAATTACCCTTTGCTGACGAGTCGCATTGTGTCGGTTTCGGAGGCGAAATGCGCGGCGATACGGTCGGCCAGGCGCTCCGCGACCGCGGTCTTGGACAGGCGCGGCCAGGCTTCGTCGCCCTCACCGGTGATCAGATGGACCTGATTCTCGTCACCTCCGAAGGTACCGCTGCCGGTCGAAACATCATTGGCAACGATCCAATCGCAGCCCTTCCGGGCCCGTTTGGCGACGGCCTTTTCGACCACCGATCCCGTTTCGGCGGCGAAACCGACAACCAGGTCTGGACGGCCCTCCGGCAGTCCTGCGACGGTCTTCAGGATATCCGGATTTTCGGTCAGCGCGAGCGGTGGCGGGGCGCTGCCTTCCTGCTTCTTCAACTTGCTGTCGGCGGCCTGTTCGACCCGCCAGTCGGCGACCGCGGCGGCGAAAACCGCCACATCCACCGGTAGCGATCTGCGGCAGGCATTCAGCATGTCTTCGGCGCTTTCCACATGGATCGTTTCGACCCCGTGGGGATCGTCCAGTCGGGTCGGACCGGAGACCAGCGTGACCCGGGCGCCCAGGGCCGAGAGGGCCGCCGCGATGGCATGGCCCTGCTTGCCGGAGGACCGGTTTGCAATGTATCGGACCGGATCGATCGGCTCATGGGTCGGGCCCGACGTGACCAGCGCGGACCGCCCGGCCAGCAAGGGCGGTTTCGATATCGTTTCTTTTTTCAACGCATCCAGAATGGCCGTGGCGATGGTGTCCGGCTCGCTCAGCCGGCCGTATCCGAACTCGCCACAGGCCATCGGACCTTCCTCCGGCCCGATGAACGCGACGCCGCGTCGTTTCAGGGTCGCGAGGTTGTCCTGTGTCGCCGGATGATCCCACATTCGGACATTCATGGCGGGCGCTACCATGACGGGTTTATCCGTCGCCAGCAGAACGGTCGTTGCGATGTCGTCCGCGAGGCCGGCGGCCATCTTCGCCAGGATGTCCGCGCTGGCCGGTGCGACCACAATCAGGTCCGCCTGACGCGACAGCTGGATGTGTCCCATTTCGGCTTCGTCGGTCAGGGAGAACAGGTCCGTATAGACCTTGTCCTCGCTGAGCGCCGAAAGCGACAGGGGGGTTACAAATTCGGCGCCACCCCTGGTCAGGACACAGCGCACCGCGACCCCGCGTTCGCGCAGCCGCCGGATCAGCTCCAGCGACTTGTAGGCGGCGATCCCGCCTGAAACGATCAATACGATGCGATGCGACGCCGTCATATGGCCTCTCCGCCCAGCGGCTATAAAACAGGACATCTATGTAGATTAAACCGGGCCGCCGGACAAGCGTGGGGAAAATTCGCCATTCCACACAAGGCAATCCGTTTGAGATCGAAATAGTTAAACGATGGTTAACGCCGGAATAACTTCATTTGCAGTTTTTTCGACCACCCTCACGTCAAAATATTGCGGTCGGGCGCGTTTCGGACTGCAAATGTAGGAGTCAGCCATTGAAGACCGCAAAGGTCATGGCCGCCAGCACCGCCAGAACGGCCACGGGACCCCAAAAACCCACGTTTTCCCGGAGTCCGCCAGGTTCCCGCAGGCTGCCGTCCGGGTTCATGCCGGTCTTGGCGAGGCGGTCCAGCGTCTCCTCGGCCTTCTGCAGGGTACGGGGCAGGCGCTCCAGGCTTTCCATGGTATCGCGCACCGTTTCCACGATACGTGCCTCGGGCCCGCGGTTGGCGATCATCCATTCCTCGATCAGCGGACGGGCCAGAAGCCACATATTGACGTCGGGATTGAGTTTCCGACCGACCCCTTCCGCTACCAGCATGGTCTTCTGCAGCAGCAGAAGGTCCGGCTGTGTCGGCATGTCGAAGCGTTCCGTGGTCCGGAACATCTGCTCCAGCAGGCGACCGACGGAAATCTCGTTCAGGGATTTGTCCAGAACCGGCTCCCCGATCGCACGCAGGGCCTGGGTAAACAGTTCCCGCGACTGGGTCGGTGGGACATAGCCGATTTCGAAATGCGCATCGGCGACCCGCCGGTAATCCCGGCCCAGAAACCCGACCAAAGTATCGGCCATGAACAGCCGCTGGCGCCGGGTCACCCGTCCCATGATTCCGAAATCCACCGGGCAGAGCCGGCCTTCCGCGTCGATGAACATGTTGCCGGGATGCATGTCTGCATGGAAGAAACCGTCGCGGAAGACCTGCAGGAAGAAGATCCGCGCAGACCGCGCCAGGATGTCTTCGATATCGTGCCCCGCGGCGCGCAGCGCATCGACATCGTCGATATTGATGCCCCGAATGCGCTCGGTCGTCAGAACACGCTGGCCGACGCGTTCCCAGTCGACATCGACGACATGGAAACCCTCGTCGCCCTCACAGTATTCCTTCAGTTCGGCGGCGGCGGCGCCTTCCAGCCGCAGATCCAGCTCGACCCGAATCCAGTCCTCGAAGGTATCGACCACCGCAACCGGCCGCAGACGCCGGATCGGCGGGTGTGCCTTTTCCGCCAGGCGCGCCAGGAAACGGAACAGACCGATATCGCGCTCCAGACGCTCCTCGATCCCGGGGCGCAGCACCTTGACCGCGACCTCACGCCCATCCGTCGTCGTCGCGAAGTGGACCTGCGCGATGGAGGCCGCGGCGACCGGTGTGCGATCGAACGCCGAAAACACCACGTCCAGCGGCCGCCCCAGGGTCGCCTCGATCGTTTCAATCGCCTTGTCCGTCGGAAACGGGTCCAGCCCGTCCTGCAACTGTTCCAGGTCGCGCGCGACCTCGTCACCGACCAGATCGGCACGGACCGACAGGGCCTGGCCCAGTTTCACGAAACTCGGCCCCAGATCCGCCAGCGCGACGGCGAGCCGCTCCCCCGGGCGCCCCGGACGATGGCGGCGGAACAGGACCTTCAGGCCCCAGACGCATACGCGCAGCGGCGCCGCGCGGCGACTGACCTGTTCCAGCGGCCACAGCGCGTCATGCCGGGCGAGAGTCCGCGCGATCCCGACGAGCCGGGCGAGGTGAATGATGGGGGTAAACATGATCCGCGCCGACCCTAGATCCGCCAGCCCTGATGGATCGCGGCGATGCCGCCCGACAGGTTGCGGTACCCGACGCGTTCCAGCCCCGCCGCCCGCATCTTGTCGCACAGCACGTCCTGCGGCGGAAAACGGCGGATCGATTCCGCCAGATAGCGGTAGCTCTCCTCATCCTTCGCGACCCAGCGGCCCAGCGCGGGCAGCACCCGGAAGGAATAGGTGTCATAGAGCCGGTCGAGGACCGGCAGGGCCACGGTGCTGAATTCGAGGCACAGGAACTTGCCGCCCGGGCGCAGCACACGGCGGGCCTCCCGGAGAACGGTCTCTATGTCGGTGACGTTGCGCAGGCCGAAGGCGATCGTATAGGCATCGACGCTGCCGTCGGCGATCGGCAGGCGCTGCGCGTCGCCCACGGTCCAATCCAGACCACTCAGCCGCGCCGCGTCGATCGCGCGGTCCCGCCCGACCCGGACCATGCCTTCGGTCAGGTCGCACACCGTCACCCGACCGCCGCCGGCTTCCAGAAAGCGGAAGGCGATGTCGCCGGTCCCGCCGGCGACATCCAGCAGGTGCTGTCCGGGACGAGGACGAATCTGATCGATCAGCGTCGCCTTCCACAGTCGGTGGATTCCGCCGGACATCAGGTCGTTCATCAGGTCATAGCGCGACGCGACCGAGGAGAAGACCCCGCGCACCAGGCCGGGCTTTTCCTCCGCTTCCACGTCGCGATAGCCGAAGCTCGCGTTATCGCTGGAATTTTCGTTCATGATGGGCGAGACAATAGCGCTGGCCCTCCACTAATCAAAGACTATCCGCATGCCTGAATTGCCTGAAGTCGAGACCGTTTGTCGCGGGCTGCGTCCCGCCCTGGTCGGCAAGCGCCTGTTCCGGGTGGAACAGCGGCGGCCCGATCTGCGATTTCCCTTCCCCGAAGGTTTCGTTTCCCGGCTGGAGGGCGCGCGGGTCGCTGCGGTCGAACGGCGTGCGAAATACATCCTGATCCGGCTGGAGGACGGCTGGACCTGGCTCGTTCATCTCGGGATGTCGGGACGCTTCACGGTGACCCTGGGCGCCATCGCCTCCAGTGGTCAGGCCGGGCACAATTCCGGCTGGGCGATGGTTGAGAAGCACGATCACGTCCTGGTCGACGTCGAGGATGGCGGCAGGCTGGTATTCAACGACACGCGCCGCTTCGGTTTCATGGACCTGATCCCGCCCGGCGGCGAGGAAGAAAGCCCCCATCTGGCGCATCTGGGGCCGGAACCCCTGTCCGACCGGTTCAGCGTCGCGCATTTCTCCGCAGCCATCGCCGGCAAGCGAACGCCGATCAAGGCGGCTCTGCTGGACCAGCGCCTGGTGGCCGGTCTGGGCAATATATATGTGTGCGAGGCCCTGTGGCGCGCCGGAATCAGCCCGCGCCGGTCCGCCC of Alphaproteobacteria bacterium contains these proteins:
- a CDS encoding Rrf2 family transcriptional regulator, with product MRLTKKLMFAIEAVLDIAYHASDLPVQSKEIADRQGIPRRYLEQVLQQLVHAEILRGVRGPRGGYRLAKERRRITVADIATVVHDMEGGRDPLTDPAGSELGHTVLRPIWQEIEDYAMERLSKTTIEDLCISAQRAGIESHSQNQFDFMI
- the ubiB gene encoding 2-polyprenylphenol 6-hydroxylase, with the translated sequence MFTPIIHLARLVGIARTLARHDALWPLEQVSRRAAPLRVCVWGLKVLFRRHRPGRPGERLAVALADLGPSFVKLGQALSVRADLVGDEVARDLEQLQDGLDPFPTDKAIETIEATLGRPLDVVFSAFDRTPVAAASIAQVHFATTTDGREVAVKVLRPGIEERLERDIGLFRFLARLAEKAHPPIRRLRPVAVVDTFEDWIRVELDLRLEGAAAAELKEYCEGDEGFHVVDVDWERVGQRVLTTERIRGINIDDVDALRAAGHDIEDILARSARIFFLQVFRDGFFHADMHPGNMFIDAEGRLCPVDFGIMGRVTRRQRLFMADTLVGFLGRDYRRVADAHFEIGYVPPTQSRELFTQALRAIGEPVLDKSLNEISVGRLLEQMFRTTERFDMPTQPDLLLLQKTMLVAEGVGRKLNPDVNMWLLARPLIEEWMIANRGPEARIVETVRDTMESLERLPRTLQKAEETLDRLAKTGMNPDGSLREPGGLRENVGFWGPVAVLAVLAAMTFAVFNG
- the dut gene encoding dUTP diphosphatase, whose amino-acid sequence is MSDTVSVRVQRLPHAEGLPLPAYGSAEAAGCDLVAAVTETVTLPPGGSAIVPTGLRIALPPGYEAQVRPRSGLAAKNGVTVLNTPGTVDSDYRGEVGVILINHGQADFAVERGMRIAQMVIAPVLQVAWQETADLDDTARGAGGFGSTGVN
- the coaBC gene encoding bifunctional phosphopantothenoylcysteine decarboxylase/phosphopantothenate--cysteine ligase CoaBC, which codes for MTASHRIVLIVSGGIAAYKSLELIRRLRERGVAVRCVLTRGGAEFVTPLSLSALSEDKVYTDLFSLTDEAEMGHIQLSRQADLIVVAPASADILAKMAAGLADDIATTVLLATDKPVMVAPAMNVRMWDHPATQDNLATLKRRGVAFIGPEEGPMACGEFGYGRLSEPDTIATAILDALKKETISKPPLLAGRSALVTSGPTHEPIDPVRYIANRSSGKQGHAIAAALSALGARVTLVSGPTRLDDPHGVETIHVESAEDMLNACRRSLPVDVAVFAAAVADWRVEQAADSKLKKQEGSAPPPLALTENPDILKTVAGLPEGRPDLVVGFAAETGSVVEKAVAKRARKGCDWIVANDVSTGSGTFGGDENQVHLITGEGDEAWPRLSKTAVAERLADRIAAHFASETDTMRLVSKG
- a CDS encoding class I SAM-dependent methyltransferase — protein: MNENSSDNASFGYRDVEAEEKPGLVRGVFSSVASRYDLMNDLMSGGIHRLWKATLIDQIRPRPGQHLLDVAGGTGDIAFRFLEAGGGRVTVCDLTEGMVRVGRDRAIDAARLSGLDWTVGDAQRLPIADGSVDAYTIAFGLRNVTDIETVLREARRVLRPGGKFLCLEFSTVALPVLDRLYDTYSFRVLPALGRWVAKDEESYRYLAESIRRFPPQDVLCDKMRAAGLERVGYRNLSGGIAAIHQGWRI
- the mutM gene encoding bifunctional DNA-formamidopyrimidine glycosylase/DNA-(apurinic or apyrimidinic site) lyase, with the translated sequence MPELPEVETVCRGLRPALVGKRLFRVEQRRPDLRFPFPEGFVSRLEGARVAAVERRAKYILIRLEDGWTWLVHLGMSGRFTVTLGAIASSGQAGHNSGWAMVEKHDHVLVDVEDGGRLVFNDTRRFGFMDLIPPGGEEESPHLAHLGPEPLSDRFSVAHFSAAIAGKRTPIKAALLDQRLVAGLGNIYVCEALWRAGISPRRSAHTVAGARAARLVPAVKDVLAAAIEAGGSSLRDYVQATGELGYFQHSWDAYDREGQVCRRPECAGVIARIVQSGRSSFYCPRHQR
- a CDS encoding FecR domain-containing protein: MRCWKSMTAALVLAGLTALPPAQGAEMAGVAAGVTGSIQVARLTDTVGRDVVSGDEIFLGDSISSSADSQMQVLLLDETVFTIGPNSELVIDEFVYDPETNAGKVAAQVLKGAFRFTTGLVGQEDPDAVSIGTPLGTIGIRGTIVAGVVSGDRALVVLIGPGDEGATKERVGRIEVANDQGTVSISRSGYGTVLGADGPPSPPVAIPVETVNAILGAVGTDRQGRPRQASQSAAAETQEEGGDESVSEEDGGEESGDTQSAQSGSGSSAPSTASSSPSSTSGQTATRPASASPAATPVASTSLSGNIGGVNVAALAGSQIDVAVGGNDIATGNTATSSSNNDETEEVATSTNVVDGVTTISDLVSVTTGSASISGSGNMLNGATDVGDFNFTGTFNFGNQTAKFSMSAFWGASEGGAGANSGRLSINAGPEVYTKIFENGGERFSSFSDGDLKPFTEADDDVTLENATSATVNLRVRNVNGFVAGALDTDISVVDGGDTITGSATATR